A window from Saprospiraceae bacterium encodes these proteins:
- a CDS encoding UDP-2,3-diacylglucosamine diphosphatase, which translates to MTEPKHKKVFFVSDFHLGADALLCTEAREKKIVSWLSEIEDELGELYLVGDVFDFWFEYGKVIPKGFSRILGKLAALRDKGIPVYFFTGNHDMWMFRYFEDELGIPIIRKPIIKEIFGKTFYIGHGDGLGPGDKGYKIIKTIFSNPVCQWLFSLLHPDAGIGLMKYFSSKSRKYTGDEAPFVDPSKEWLVQYCENYEAKDNIDYFIFGHRHLPVDYKLSNGVSRYVNLGEWLYVCSYGVWDGKEFHVKFYKSEHTKIYGM; encoded by the coding sequence TTGACCGAACCTAAACATAAGAAAGTATTTTTTGTCTCAGATTTTCATCTTGGAGCAGATGCCTTGCTTTGCACAGAAGCCCGAGAGAAAAAGATCGTGAGTTGGTTGTCAGAAATTGAAGATGAATTGGGTGAACTCTACTTAGTTGGAGATGTATTCGATTTTTGGTTTGAGTATGGGAAAGTGATACCGAAAGGATTCTCTAGAATTTTAGGAAAATTAGCAGCATTAAGAGATAAGGGGATTCCTGTTTATTTTTTTACTGGCAATCATGATATGTGGATGTTCAGATATTTTGAAGATGAATTGGGCATACCCATCATCAGAAAGCCGATTATTAAAGAAATTTTCGGCAAAACATTTTATATCGGACATGGAGATGGTTTGGGCCCAGGGGACAAAGGCTATAAAATTATAAAAACCATTTTCAGTAATCCTGTGTGCCAGTGGCTATTTAGCCTTCTTCATCCAGATGCAGGTATTGGTCTTATGAAATATTTCAGTTCAAAAAGTAGGAAATACACAGGTGATGAAGCACCATTTGTTGATCCTTCCAAAGAGTGGTTAGTACAATACTGCGAAAACTATGAAGCAAAGGACAATATAGATTATTTTATATTTGGTCATAGACATTTGCCTGTTGATTATAAGCTTTCTAATGGAGTAAGCAGGTATGTCAATCTGGGCGAATGGTTGTACGTTTGCTCATATGGAGTCTGGGATGGAAAAGAATTTCATGTAAAATTTTACAAATCAGAACATACAAAGATTTATGGCATGTGA
- a CDS encoding DUF3943 domain-containing protein, with protein MKNIFIWLSVVLIFGTVIYPRSQSSIDNIILDTAAKKDYITPIYHIFGINLIINRFDYHVSGLAWADVNPSTWWININRGFMTDGDAFATNWFGHPYHGSLAFNAARMQNLAFYESTSYVVGHSLLWEYFAETEPPSIIDFYTTTFGGIYLGEITYRLTDFSWNHPSKFKNPIFRKVIGGLINPVAAINRWVLGKNLSVTANSFTPLKFSLKTGLNYRFDPTQGNTSAAGQRIGFDLSYGNIYDRTKIKYNAFDHFRFNSWLWNINHFKSGSRNTYFNIQSDAIILGKKYSLASNTSLLAGMSQHYDFLQNDRYKLSIIGLTGDGALLMTSEVSDVHLAAKLGLIIYGSSNSDFVVPVHIDIFPRFNRDYIYGHGLMLEAESLFDFKKNGLLEFILNFYRINSKDNPTGVKNITLIKSKYNIPIYQNINAGFQYDHYHSKADFKNAGETFNQSESFHDLSLLLVFYF; from the coding sequence ATGAAAAATATCTTTATATGGTTGTCAGTAGTTTTAATATTTGGAACGGTGATATACCCAAGATCTCAGAGTTCTATTGATAACATTATCCTTGATACGGCGGCTAAAAAAGACTACATTACACCTATTTATCATATTTTTGGAATAAACCTCATCATCAACCGGTTTGATTATCACGTTTCGGGATTGGCTTGGGCAGATGTAAACCCTTCCACATGGTGGATCAATATTAACCGTGGGTTTATGACTGACGGAGATGCTTTTGCAACAAACTGGTTTGGTCATCCTTATCATGGCTCTCTTGCATTTAATGCAGCCAGAATGCAGAATTTAGCATTTTATGAGTCCACTTCATATGTTGTTGGTCACAGCCTTTTGTGGGAATATTTTGCGGAAACAGAACCTCCAAGTATTATTGATTTCTATACAACCACTTTCGGTGGAATATATCTTGGTGAGATAACATACAGACTTACTGATTTCTCCTGGAACCATCCTTCAAAATTCAAAAACCCCATCTTCAGAAAGGTGATCGGCGGTTTGATCAACCCGGTAGCAGCTATCAACAGGTGGGTACTGGGCAAAAACCTGTCTGTCACCGCCAATTCATTTACACCTTTGAAGTTTTCACTCAAAACAGGCTTAAATTACCGCTTTGATCCAACTCAGGGGAACACGAGTGCTGCAGGTCAAAGGATTGGTTTTGATCTGAGCTATGGAAATATATACGACAGAACCAAAATAAAATATAATGCTTTTGACCATTTTAGATTCAACTCATGGTTGTGGAATATCAACCATTTTAAATCTGGTAGCAGAAACACTTACTTTAATATTCAATCAGATGCGATTATTTTAGGTAAAAAATATAGCCTCGCGTCAAACACATCTCTATTGGCAGGCATGAGTCAACACTATGACTTTTTACAAAATGACAGATATAAACTCAGTATTATTGGTCTAACCGGAGATGGTGCACTATTGATGACTTCAGAAGTCTCAGATGTACATTTAGCTGCCAAATTAGGTTTGATTATCTATGGTAGCAGCAATTCTGACTTTGTAGTACCTGTACATATTGATATTTTTCCAAGATTTAACAGGGATTATATATATGGTCATGGTCTTATGCTGGAAGCAGAAAGTTTATTTGATTTTAAAAAAAATGGATTATTGGAATTCATATTAAATTTCTACAGAATCAATTCTAAGGACAACCCCACGGGCGTAAAAAACATAACTTTGATAAAGTCAAAATATAATATTCCGATCTATCAAAATATCAATGCAGGTTTCCAATATGATCACTATCACAGCAAGGCAGATTTCAAAAATGCCGGAGAAACATTCAATCAATCAGAGAGCTTTCATGATCTAAGTTTGCTATTAGTTTTTTATTTCTAA
- a CDS encoding YegS/Rv2252/BmrU family lipid kinase: MNQNIDSISCIINGIRPISKDIVSFFDALKTNFKGNISFFYTEFHGHATEIARNCSKIQEHLIIAVGGDGTFNEIVNGVLKSEMPDTAICLVPNGTGNDFCRAQSIRFDSDKILSAIKNAAFKYYDVGLICQSEQKRYFLNVMDAGFGGYATMLLDRQRQQGLRGGLSYSLAILRTFFCFEKPEVTIYIDNEIYYTGKLMMIAVSNSKSFGNGLIIYPDSKPDDGLLGVTTLGNVTIIDYLLNLSNLRKGNYIKHPAILYTTCSRLSVKIISGAAPIEADGEVFGTGDVHIEVVPYAIRIMQY; encoded by the coding sequence ATGAACCAAAATATCGATTCCATCTCTTGTATCATAAACGGGATCAGACCGATCTCAAAAGATATAGTGTCATTTTTTGATGCATTAAAGACAAATTTTAAAGGAAATATTTCATTCTTTTATACAGAATTTCACGGTCATGCCACTGAAATTGCCCGAAATTGCAGTAAAATTCAGGAACATTTGATCATTGCTGTCGGTGGAGATGGAACTTTTAATGAAATAGTCAATGGTGTATTAAAGTCTGAAATGCCAGACACAGCCATTTGTTTGGTTCCAAATGGCACAGGAAATGATTTCTGCAGAGCACAATCCATCAGGTTTGACAGCGATAAAATTCTTTCAGCCATTAAAAATGCAGCTTTTAAATATTATGATGTTGGTCTGATATGCCAAAGTGAACAGAAAAGGTATTTTCTCAATGTGATGGATGCCGGATTTGGCGGATATGCTACCATGCTGCTGGATCGCCAGAGACAGCAAGGATTAAGAGGAGGGTTATCCTATTCTCTGGCTATCTTAAGGACCTTTTTCTGTTTTGAAAAACCTGAGGTAACTATATATATTGACAATGAAATATATTATACCGGAAAATTGATGATGATCGCTGTTAGTAACAGCAAAAGTTTTGGCAACGGACTTATCATATATCCTGATTCCAAACCAGACGACGGACTGCTGGGTGTGACCACCCTAGGCAATGTCACTATCATAGACTATCTACTCAATCTGTCAAATCTAAGGAAAGGCAATTATATCAAACATCCGGCTATCCTGTATACCACATGTTCCCGACTTTCTGTAAAGATCATTTCCGGCGCAGCTCCTATAGAAGCGGACGGAGAAGTCTTTGGAACGGGAGATGTGCATATTGAGGTAGTGCCCTATGCTATCAGAATTATGCAATATTAG
- a CDS encoding transposase, with amino-acid sequence MDSKLLGSNIAWLSRYELIHKTLELYYKEIKDNAHLEATLKEKLEDALKMQGDKVVYTHTSQEVKSKLKELGTLISKVLELTEGSQTDSYKTLQRVFTEQYEITEDKMIVAKEKESISAQSVQSPHDTDSTYRSKGGNDGQKKQEVKGYSVNVTETCDDENLNLITNVNVKVVSTPDTDFLKEDTEKTQEIISDKIESVYADGAYHSPENQNYCKDNDIDLNLQAIQGAKGRYELEMTEDQTLQVKDTQTGEEVESIKVISKDGTEKWRIKTGESYRYITQKEIDTYQIRKKIESTPKEEIQRRNNVEATIFQVSYHYPNAKSRYRGLSKHQMWANMRCLWVNFVRIVNFVTENGQNLPNIALNFIKTIVMVYTRRQIIKTLFQDVNFLSRQPKSTILCDF; translated from the coding sequence ATGGACAGTAAGTTATTGGGAAGTAATATAGCATGGTTGAGCCGTTACGAATTGATACATAAAACGTTAGAGCTTTATTACAAGGAAATAAAAGACAATGCTCACTTAGAAGCTACACTTAAAGAGAAGCTGGAAGACGCACTAAAAATGCAAGGAGACAAAGTAGTGTACACCCATACGAGCCAGGAAGTTAAGAGTAAATTAAAAGAGTTAGGTACCCTGATATCGAAAGTATTAGAGCTAACCGAAGGCTCACAAACAGACAGTTACAAAACATTACAAAGAGTATTCACCGAACAGTACGAGATCACCGAAGATAAAATGATAGTAGCCAAAGAAAAAGAATCCATATCGGCGCAGTCTGTACAATCGCCACACGATACCGACAGTACCTACCGTAGCAAAGGAGGTAACGATGGACAAAAAAAACAAGAAGTAAAAGGCTACAGTGTGAATGTAACGGAGACATGCGATGATGAAAATCTAAATTTAATTACGAATGTCAATGTTAAAGTAGTAAGTACTCCTGACACTGACTTCTTAAAAGAAGATACCGAAAAAACACAGGAAATCATATCAGATAAGATAGAATCAGTGTATGCAGATGGTGCCTACCATAGTCCCGAAAATCAAAACTATTGTAAAGACAACGATATAGACTTAAACCTACAAGCAATACAAGGAGCCAAAGGAAGATACGAGTTGGAAATGACGGAAGACCAAACATTGCAAGTAAAAGATACACAAACTGGTGAAGAAGTAGAAAGTATAAAAGTAATCAGTAAAGATGGTACTGAAAAATGGCGAATAAAGACAGGCGAATCATACAGATATATCACGCAAAAAGAAATAGATACCTACCAGATCAGGAAGAAAATAGAATCTACACCAAAAGAAGAAATACAGAGAAGAAACAATGTTGAAGCCACCATATTTCAGGTAAGTTATCACTACCCCAATGCAAAGAGTAGGTATAGGGGATTAAGCAAACATCAAATGTGGGCCAACATGAGATGTTTATGGGTGAACTTTGTCCGAATCGTAAATTTTGTGACAGAAAATGGCCAAAACTTGCCAAATATTGCCCTAAATTTCATCAAAACAATTGTGATGGTCTATACGAGGCGTCAGATTATAAAAACCTTATTTCAAGATGTCAATTTTTTATCCCGTCAGCCCAAGAGTACTATTTTATGCGATTTTTAA
- a CDS encoding transposase, with the protein MDMFSSPVSLFSGKVQTVYENPDAWHNLFRKEVIMRIDEELFSPLYSDSQGRPNASIRVMIGMMILKEADGLSDEKIFENCRFNLLYRSALGLLNLSDTIPTESTYYLFRHNVAAYDKENGKIYLQKYLPRRQRINVLNLE; encoded by the coding sequence TTGGATATGTTTTCAAGCCCTGTTTCATTATTTAGTGGCAAGGTACAAACAGTGTATGAAAATCCTGATGCCTGGCATAATCTATTTCGCAAAGAAGTGATTATGCGCATAGACGAGGAGTTGTTCAGTCCTTTATATAGTGATAGTCAAGGCAGACCAAATGCATCCATACGAGTAATGATAGGGATGATGATATTGAAGGAAGCAGATGGTTTGAGTGATGAGAAGATATTTGAAAACTGTAGATTCAACTTGTTATATCGAAGTGCATTAGGGTTATTAAATTTAAGCGACACCATACCTACAGAATCCACTTACTATCTATTTCGGCACAATGTAGCAGCTTATGACAAGGAAAACGGAAAAATCTATTTGCAGAAGTATTTGCCCAGACGACAAAGGATCAATGTATTGAATTTGGAGTAA
- a CDS encoding BamA/TamA family outer membrane protein has product MCAVAQAQQENTVIDYSSKNTYEIGGITIIGSENRDRNAIKSISGLREGGKIQIPGPAVGAAIKSLLKLRLFDDVQIYVEKTEGNVVFLKMILIDRPALSRWSFSGVKSGTHDDLNEALKNILTKGGIVTDDQKELAKSKIVKYFVDKGKLDTEVKVKEVVEEGKTSSVRLEFAIDPKERVKVEDIVFDGNKTYSDKKLRKKMSKTKRAGTLFRKSKFIEKEYQEDLKSLTKFYQNEGFKNMTIISDTTYRDAEGNIMVKIKMDEGRKHYYRNITWKGNSLYTDEQLYTVLGISRGDIYNPEMLTNRLKFSLDGRDISSLYLDDGYLGFDIQPTEIAIENDSVDLEMRIFEGPQFTVENVVIKGNDRTNEHIVRREIRTRPGQKFSRGEIMRSQREIINLGYFNPENLDIGTNVNQNRGTVDIVYTLEEKPSDQLELSAGYGGFSGLIGTLGVVFNNFSIGNIKNRSTWSPLPQGDGQKLSVRLQSNSRFFRSYNASFTEPWLGGKKPRSFTIGGVHTAFDYSLSGQGKLGITRGFIGIGSQLKWPDDFFASNTTLNIEKIALDNFRSGGFAISKGTFNNFSIRQTFTRSSINDPLFPRRGSRMTLSLQVTPPYSLFRKEKFFEVSEAQKEEIRRELAFENGPARPVDEASVNAKIEELKEGSKFRYLEYHKWKISAEWYFNIVDKLVVATNIKIGILGAYNRDIGIPPFERFELGGDGINNQNAGLQGKEIIALRGYDTRDITGNGEQTNTGGFQGAPIYNKYTVEFRYPLSLNPNSTIFLTSWIQGGNAYRSAKTFNPFDLKRSAGFGARVFLPMFGLLGFDYGWGFDKQVTDGKYGRFNIVLGFEPE; this is encoded by the coding sequence ATGTGTGCCGTTGCACAAGCACAGCAAGAAAATACTGTGATAGACTATAGCAGCAAAAATACATACGAAATCGGAGGCATCACCATCATAGGTTCAGAAAACAGAGACCGTAATGCAATAAAATCTATCTCCGGGCTACGTGAAGGTGGCAAAATCCAGATACCTGGTCCGGCAGTTGGTGCAGCTATCAAATCACTGTTGAAGCTCCGCTTATTTGATGATGTTCAGATATATGTCGAAAAGACGGAAGGTAATGTGGTATTTTTAAAAATGATCCTGATCGACAGACCTGCCCTCTCGCGATGGTCATTTTCAGGAGTCAAATCCGGTACACACGATGATCTCAATGAGGCGCTAAAAAATATTCTCACAAAAGGCGGTATCGTCACTGATGATCAGAAAGAACTGGCTAAAAGTAAAATTGTCAAGTATTTTGTTGATAAGGGAAAGCTCGACACTGAAGTCAAAGTTAAAGAAGTAGTGGAAGAAGGCAAAACATCTTCAGTAAGGTTGGAATTTGCGATTGATCCCAAAGAGCGTGTAAAGGTTGAAGATATCGTTTTTGATGGAAATAAAACGTATTCTGACAAGAAACTGAGAAAAAAGATGAGTAAGACAAAAAGAGCAGGAACACTGTTCAGAAAGTCAAAGTTTATCGAAAAAGAATATCAGGAAGATTTAAAATCTCTGACCAAATTTTATCAGAATGAAGGGTTTAAAAATATGACCATCATTTCAGATACAACATATCGCGATGCCGAAGGTAATATCATGGTTAAAATCAAAATGGATGAAGGCCGTAAGCATTATTATCGAAATATCACCTGGAAAGGTAACTCTTTATATACAGATGAACAGCTGTATACGGTTTTAGGCATCTCCAGAGGTGACATATACAACCCCGAAATGCTGACTAACAGACTGAAATTCAGTCTTGATGGCAGAGATATATCTTCCTTGTATCTGGATGACGGATATCTTGGTTTTGATATTCAGCCTACAGAAATAGCCATAGAAAACGACTCCGTAGATCTCGAGATGAGGATATTTGAAGGGCCACAATTTACAGTGGAAAATGTAGTTATCAAAGGAAATGACCGCACCAATGAGCATATCGTACGTCGGGAAATAAGAACCAGACCCGGTCAAAAATTCAGCAGAGGTGAGATCATGCGGTCTCAAAGAGAAATCATCAATCTGGGATATTTCAATCCTGAAAACCTTGATATTGGCACCAATGTAAACCAAAACCGAGGTACAGTAGATATTGTATATACTCTCGAAGAGAAACCTTCGGATCAGCTGGAATTATCAGCCGGATATGGAGGATTTAGTGGATTGATTGGAACACTCGGTGTCGTCTTTAATAACTTTTCTATCGGCAATATTAAAAATCGGTCCACCTGGAGTCCACTTCCTCAAGGTGATGGTCAGAAATTGTCTGTACGACTACAATCCAACAGCAGGTTTTTCAGATCATACAACGCATCATTTACTGAACCATGGCTCGGCGGTAAAAAACCGCGATCCTTTACTATAGGCGGAGTACATACAGCTTTTGATTACTCTCTGTCAGGGCAAGGAAAACTCGGCATCACAAGAGGATTTATTGGAATTGGATCTCAGTTGAAATGGCCGGATGACTTTTTTGCAAGTAATACCACTTTGAATATTGAAAAAATAGCTTTGGATAATTTTAGGTCCGGTGGATTTGCTATATCAAAAGGTACATTCAACAACTTCAGTATCCGACAGACTTTCACCCGTAGTAGTATCAATGATCCTTTGTTTCCACGCCGTGGATCTAGGATGACACTTTCATTACAGGTGACACCGCCGTATTCTCTATTTAGAAAAGAGAAATTTTTTGAAGTCTCAGAAGCACAAAAAGAAGAAATACGTCGGGAACTTGCATTTGAAAATGGACCTGCGCGTCCTGTGGATGAAGCATCTGTAAATGCAAAAATTGAAGAGTTGAAAGAAGGAAGCAAATTCAGATATCTGGAATACCATAAGTGGAAGATCAGTGCAGAATGGTACTTCAACATCGTAGACAAACTGGTAGTAGCAACCAACATAAAAATAGGTATTTTGGGTGCATACAATCGGGACATAGGCATACCACCATTTGAAAGATTTGAACTGGGTGGAGATGGTATTAACAATCAAAACGCCGGATTGCAGGGTAAAGAAATTATAGCATTGAGAGGCTATGATACCCGAGATATCACCGGCAACGGAGAACAAACCAATACAGGAGGATTTCAGGGAGCACCTATATATAATAAATATACTGTGGAGTTCAGATATCCACTATCTCTGAATCCGAACTCGACCATCTTTCTCACCAGCTGGATTCAGGGCGGAAACGCGTACCGGTCAGCCAAAACCTTTAATCCTTTTGATCTGAAGAGATCAGCTGGATTTGGTGCCAGGGTATTTCTGCCCATGTTTGGATTACTTGGGTTTGACTACGGTTGGGGATTTGACAAACAAGTCACAGATGGTAAATACGGAAGATTTAATATTGTCCTAGGTTTCGAGCCTGAATAA
- a CDS encoding OmpH family outer membrane protein encodes MKYALFTILFSIFTFFTADAQKFGYVNTQELLSNMTEMKLADNQIQAFQNELVSKGEQMVIKFETEYKAYMNEANGGTLSKVQMQQKESVLVAKQDEIKKYEVEIQQKVAAKKEELYKPVIDKVKAEIEKLGKAGGYTIIFDSAPGMILHAADSENLMPVLKSKLGIP; translated from the coding sequence ATGAAATACGCACTTTTTACAATTCTGTTTTCGATTTTTACTTTTTTCACTGCAGATGCTCAGAAATTTGGATATGTCAATACTCAGGAGTTATTGAGCAACATGACCGAAATGAAACTGGCAGACAATCAGATACAAGCTTTTCAAAATGAACTTGTATCAAAGGGAGAACAAATGGTGATAAAGTTTGAAACAGAATACAAAGCCTATATGAATGAAGCCAATGGCGGTACCCTTTCTAAGGTGCAGATGCAGCAGAAGGAATCTGTATTGGTCGCCAAGCAGGATGAAATCAAAAAATATGAAGTAGAAATTCAGCAAAAAGTGGCTGCAAAGAAAGAAGAACTGTACAAACCTGTAATCGATAAAGTAAAGGCAGAAATCGAAAAATTGGGCAAAGCAGGTGGATATACCATCATCTTTGACTCTGCACCAGGTATGATCCTTCATGCTGCAGATTCTGAAAATCTGATGCCTGTATTGAAATCAAAATTAGGTATTCCCTGA
- a CDS encoding nuclear transport factor 2 family protein, with protein MSQIKNYYLLLFLIFSAFFPTYHLNAQDDEDLIKKSILTMFDGMAIFDSAMVRSVFAENFVLKSVVTLTDAGIRVRDQSAQDFLNTIGTKRQGVKYDERLTSIDIKIDRDLAMAWTPYRFYLNDVFSHCGVNVFLMAKINGFWKIVSITDTRRKTDCVP; from the coding sequence ATGAGCCAAATTAAAAATTATTATCTACTCCTATTTTTGATATTTAGTGCCTTTTTTCCAACTTATCACTTAAATGCTCAAGATGATGAGGACCTTATAAAAAAAAGTATTTTGACCATGTTTGATGGGATGGCCATATTTGACTCTGCTATGGTGAGATCAGTTTTTGCTGAAAATTTTGTATTGAAGTCTGTCGTCACATTAACAGATGCGGGTATTAGAGTCAGAGATCAGTCTGCACAGGATTTTCTAAATACTATAGGGACTAAACGACAAGGTGTGAAGTATGACGAAAGACTCACAAGTATAGACATCAAAATTGATAGGGATTTGGCGATGGCATGGACACCTTACAGATTTTACTTGAATGACGTCTTCAGTCACTGTGGCGTCAACGTATTTTTAATGGCCAAAATAAATGGTTTTTGGAAAATCGTATCAATTACTGATACAAGGAGAAAAACCGACTGTGTGCCATAA
- the ubiE gene encoding bifunctional demethylmenaquinone methyltransferase/2-methoxy-6-polyprenyl-1,4-benzoquinol methylase UbiE, translating to MSVYKTITPYEDDTSKKGQVTKMFDKIAPYYDHLNRVLSLGIDVLWRKKAISILAKEKPRTILDIATGTADLAIEAARVIKPEKITGLDISANMLKIGDQKINKLGLNDIITLELGDSENLKYQTESFDAVMAAFGVRNFENLEKGLAEMYRVLKPGGTLLVLEFSKPRHFPLKQGFNIYFKNILPVIGKIRSKDNKAYKYLYESVQVFPDYDDFISILIKLGYSEANFKVLSAGICCIYFAKK from the coding sequence ATGTCAGTATATAAAACCATAACACCATACGAAGACGATACTTCCAAAAAAGGTCAAGTCACAAAGATGTTTGATAAGATAGCACCTTATTATGATCATCTCAACAGAGTCTTATCATTGGGTATCGATGTTTTGTGGCGCAAAAAAGCTATCAGCATTTTGGCCAAAGAAAAGCCCCGAACTATACTTGACATTGCTACCGGCACAGCGGATTTAGCGATAGAAGCTGCTCGTGTGATCAAACCTGAAAAAATCACAGGTCTGGACATATCAGCCAACATGCTCAAAATTGGAGACCAAAAAATCAATAAACTCGGATTGAACGATATCATTACATTGGAACTCGGAGATAGCGAAAATCTGAAATATCAAACTGAAAGTTTTGATGCTGTGATGGCAGCATTTGGTGTCAGGAACTTTGAAAATCTGGAAAAGGGTCTGGCTGAAATGTACAGAGTGCTCAAGCCAGGAGGCACCTTATTAGTACTTGAATTTTCCAAACCGAGGCATTTCCCCTTAAAACAAGGCTTCAATATATACTTTAAAAACATTTTGCCCGTTATAGGTAAGATAAGATCAAAAGATAATAAGGCTTATAAATATCTGTATGAATCGGTACAAGTATTTCCTGATTACGATGATTTTATAAGTATTCTCATCAAACTTGGGTATTCCGAGGCAAATTTTAAAGTATTAAGCGCTGGCATATGTTGCATTTATTTTGCAAAAAAATAG
- a CDS encoding PorT family protein, with translation MLHLFCKKIVFIIVLVLLSEASYGQVSGKDNRNFKDFNRKSYYFGINIGFNNSGYKLHQSSFFINNDSIRVTEGLNEIGVNMHMITNLKLGEYFDFRFLPGFSFAQRGFEFSAVSTQERIDVRKIESVFFELPFHLRFKSEPYKDKRMFVVAGLKYSYDVQTNSKSRKTLLKIAPHDFQYEVGVGMQMFYPYFIFSPEIKFSRGISNILLYDRVQNEARVLENVASQIFTISFNFEG, from the coding sequence ATGTTGCATTTATTTTGCAAAAAAATAGTCTTCATCATAGTTTTGGTTCTCCTATCAGAGGCGTCTTATGGCCAGGTGAGTGGTAAGGATAATCGTAATTTTAAGGATTTCAATAGAAAATCATATTACTTCGGTATCAACATAGGATTCAACAATTCAGGATACAAACTGCACCAATCCAGTTTTTTTATCAACAACGACAGTATCAGGGTCACTGAAGGTCTTAATGAGATAGGTGTCAATATGCACATGATCACCAATCTGAAATTGGGGGAATATTTTGATTTCAGGTTTTTACCGGGTTTCTCTTTTGCTCAACGTGGATTTGAGTTTTCTGCCGTGTCTACTCAAGAAAGAATTGATGTCAGAAAGATTGAATCCGTATTTTTTGAACTTCCATTTCATCTGCGGTTTAAATCTGAGCCATATAAAGATAAAAGGATGTTTGTAGTAGCCGGATTAAAGTATAGCTATGATGTCCAGACCAACTCTAAATCCAGAAAGACATTGCTGAAAATAGCCCCGCATGACTTTCAGTATGAGGTAGGAGTCGGAATGCAGATGTTTTATCCATATTTTATATTTTCGCCTGAGATAAAATTTTCCAGAGGCATATCCAATATATTACTCTACGACAGGGTACAAAATGAAGCTCGTGTCCTCGAAAACGTTGCATCACAGATATTTACGATATCATTCAATTTTGAAGGGTAG
- a CDS encoding DUF2188 domain-containing protein produces the protein MKQTNHVVPSETQGRWTVKKSGSIRISRSFDRKEDAVRYGRELSRREETELYIHKKDGLIQERYSYGKDPFPPKG, from the coding sequence ATGAAACAAACAAATCATGTAGTACCTTCCGAAACCCAAGGTAGATGGACTGTTAAGAAATCTGGTTCAATAAGAATTTCCAGATCATTCGATCGCAAAGAAGATGCAGTTAGATACGGAAGAGAATTAAGTAGAAGAGAAGAAACTGAGCTATATATACATAAAAAAGATGGATTGATTCAAGAGAGATACTCTTATGGAAAAGATCCTTTTCCACCAAAAGGATAA